One window of the uncultured Fibrobacter sp. genome contains the following:
- a CDS encoding inorganic diphosphatase, protein MAINYLDLPIGRKYPYEVECVVEIGKDTSLKYEYDERLHVFRLDRCLLSSMSYPCTYGFIPSTKADDGDALDMLIYSPASMMTGTVCTCRVIGALDMTDGGKKDYKVLGVPVFNPRPIKDISDVDQMFLRITKNFFQNYKELEGKDVQIGEWQDAAFAREKVIAAHRAYFQNQVQIPDTFYQEPEHGDHLPPEELI, encoded by the coding sequence ATGGCAATCAATTATCTAGATCTCCCCATTGGTCGCAAGTACCCCTACGAGGTGGAATGCGTGGTGGAAATCGGCAAGGATACAAGCCTCAAGTACGAATATGACGAGCGCCTGCACGTGTTCCGCCTGGACCGTTGCCTCTTGAGCTCCATGAGCTATCCTTGCACTTACGGCTTTATTCCGAGCACCAAGGCCGACGACGGCGACGCGCTCGACATGCTCATTTACAGCCCGGCTTCGATGATGACGGGCACTGTCTGCACCTGCCGCGTCATCGGTGCTCTCGACATGACCGACGGCGGCAAGAAGGACTACAAGGTGTTGGGCGTCCCGGTGTTCAACCCGCGCCCCATCAAGGACATCAGCGACGTAGACCAGATGTTCTTGCGCATCACCAAGAACTTCTTCCAGAACTACAAGGAACTGGAAGGCAAGGACGTGCAGATTGGCGAATGGCAAGACGCTGCGTTCGCCCGCGAAAAGGTGATTGCCGCCCATCGTGCCTATTTCCAGAACCAGGTGCAGATTCCCGATACATTCTATCAGGAACCCGAACACGGCGACCATCTCCCGCCCGAAGAACTGATTTAG
- a CDS encoding fibronectin type III domain-containing protein has product MILKRFSFMLMGSAVLSTALLLGACGDSSSSSGTNEDDELGEVQVKAKSSSSSKKKTSSSSSETSANDAEDPSDLKESKTLEAPSNVTLSRLAPSVWELSFSYEGKDAESFVVQRYAPGNKSWEEYDKIDAEMTHFLIDGAKNGGYYYRLAAKNEETRSAYTKEVFVSDEVEYADGIKLTPPTAKPNVSEENVLEIVLTGNYPSKAITKSIYNKDSKGKTVGSVSYEARFVTGTEKSVDTVKVSVDQSSISKTFNSVEEQCNAYAQIRVVWTDKNGESDYGEWSDPMGTKAGTNTNLIDEDKRCEAKASSGDEGGEGGEGSGSESSEKSKVAFAVPSNLMVKNQDAGTWMLEWSYKPVEARPEKGFVIQKLDLENSKWEDFDTTGAGVYRAMITGLTDPYNYFRVAAFDDDGMSEFSTDVLVSVSEADVEVTVVNPPANLAIARIAPSVWELSWQYDIASDNPDRKFIIQSSKLKDFEWTDVETDIEGDVRYYRIQGRDKIETYYRMAVIDKEDTSAFTEAVQLTPEIPYREYMALNVPVPTMKFIKYYTTNYEVDKDTSTKNDVTYVDGTATYTITENFISKYIAESEYTDTMYYEARWFTSLEHYNDYKIGGCDGKKTSNGCDSCYWEEQFPYQEPSIKKGFYESDIYLPGKDGDKDTTVYTYCKLSTGYSPSEHSKIYDPATDKDEREALIAIEVAMSKCLQHYVRNICGYYVQIRIVWTDTNGETDWSEWTQPFSVADISGADDICAR; this is encoded by the coding sequence ATGATTCTAAAACGCTTTTCCTTTATGCTGATGGGCTCCGCAGTTCTTTCTACGGCCCTGCTCCTTGGCGCTTGCGGCGACAGCTCTTCTTCGTCGGGCACCAATGAAGATGATGAACTGGGTGAGGTTCAAGTCAAGGCCAAGTCCTCCAGTAGTAGCAAGAAAAAGACTTCCAGTTCCAGTTCCGAAACATCGGCAAATGATGCTGAAGATCCATCCGATCTCAAGGAGTCCAAGACTCTGGAAGCTCCGTCGAATGTGACCCTTTCGAGACTTGCTCCGAGCGTTTGGGAACTGAGCTTCTCGTACGAAGGAAAGGACGCCGAAAGCTTTGTCGTGCAGCGCTATGCTCCTGGGAATAAGTCTTGGGAAGAATATGACAAAATCGATGCCGAAATGACTCATTTCCTTATCGATGGCGCGAAGAACGGCGGCTATTACTATCGCCTCGCCGCGAAGAACGAAGAGACTCGTTCTGCCTATACAAAGGAAGTGTTCGTTTCGGATGAAGTTGAATATGCCGATGGCATCAAGCTCACTCCTCCTACGGCAAAGCCGAACGTTTCTGAAGAAAACGTGTTGGAAATTGTGCTTACCGGGAACTACCCGAGCAAGGCCATCACGAAATCTATTTACAACAAGGACTCAAAGGGCAAGACCGTTGGTAGCGTTTCTTACGAGGCCCGTTTTGTGACGGGGACCGAGAAGAGCGTCGATACCGTGAAGGTGTCCGTGGATCAGTCCTCCATTTCTAAGACATTCAATAGTGTCGAAGAACAGTGCAATGCCTATGCCCAAATTCGCGTGGTTTGGACCGACAAAAACGGCGAGTCCGATTACGGTGAATGGTCTGACCCGATGGGCACGAAGGCCGGTACGAACACCAACCTCATCGATGAGGATAAACGCTGCGAGGCCAAGGCATCTTCTGGCGATGAAGGTGGCGAGGGCGGTGAAGGCTCCGGCTCCGAAAGCTCCGAGAAATCCAAGGTCGCGTTTGCTGTCCCGTCGAACTTGATGGTGAAGAACCAGGATGCAGGCACGTGGATGCTGGAATGGTCGTACAAGCCGGTTGAAGCTCGTCCTGAAAAGGGTTTTGTCATCCAGAAACTCGACCTTGAAAACAGCAAGTGGGAAGATTTCGATACTACCGGTGCCGGTGTCTACCGTGCGATGATTACTGGCCTTACCGACCCGTACAACTATTTCCGCGTTGCTGCTTTCGACGACGACGGCATGTCCGAGTTCTCTACGGATGTCCTGGTTTCGGTGAGTGAAGCGGATGTCGAGGTCACGGTGGTGAATCCGCCTGCAAACCTTGCGATTGCCCGTATTGCTCCGAGTGTGTGGGAACTCAGCTGGCAGTACGATATCGCCAGCGATAATCCGGATAGGAAGTTCATCATCCAGTCTTCTAAACTGAAAGACTTTGAATGGACTGATGTGGAAACCGATATTGAAGGTGATGTTCGCTATTACCGTATTCAGGGTCGCGACAAGATTGAAACTTATTACCGCATGGCCGTCATCGACAAGGAAGATACATCCGCCTTTACGGAAGCAGTCCAGCTGACTCCGGAAATCCCGTATCGCGAATACATGGCGCTCAACGTCCCTGTTCCGACGATGAAATTTATCAAGTATTACACCACTAATTACGAAGTGGACAAGGATACTTCTACGAAGAACGATGTCACATATGTCGATGGTACTGCGACATACACGATTACGGAGAACTTTATCAGCAAGTATATCGCCGAATCGGAATACACGGATACGATGTATTACGAGGCCCGTTGGTTCACTTCTCTGGAGCATTACAACGACTACAAGATCGGTGGATGCGATGGAAAGAAGACTTCTAATGGCTGCGACAGCTGCTACTGGGAAGAACAGTTCCCGTATCAGGAACCCTCCATTAAGAAGGGCTTCTATGAAAGCGATATCTATCTCCCTGGAAAGGATGGAGATAAGGATACGACGGTGTATACGTACTGCAAACTTTCTACTGGATACAGTCCGTCGGAACATTCCAAGATCTATGATCCTGCAACAGACAAGGACGAAAGAGAGGCTCTCATTGCGATAGAAGTTGCGATGTCCAAGTGCTTGCAGCATTATGTCCGTAACATTTGCGGTTACTATGTACAGATCCGTATTGTCTGGACCGACACGAATGGCGAGACGGACTGGAGCGAATGGACGCAGCCCTTCAGCGTAGCGGACATTAGCGGCGCTGACGATATCTGCGCTAGATAA
- a CDS encoding NADH-quinone oxidoreductase subunit N, whose translation MNFILPNFIIPDALLLLFPFLVIGSRLFCSYRSPIPWRLANIGFIVIFVLLNFIPLTNNIGKFFICNWKIDDFGVLIREVLMLSAMLGMWLSKDYFEHGADGKPQMHQFAEFTGAIAFATFGGFTIVSACDMLTFFLGLEIATIPMYALTAWNKKDQMGSEAATKYIMMGSVATAFELFGFSYLYGFSGSIYFNEIRTAVEAGTSNPLLWVAILFLFCGIGFKLTLFPFYTWAPDVYEGAPTPVTAVLSVTSKTAAIAFLVVLVFGPLSPVQEQMAPFIALLAGTTLFVGNLGALKQTRLRRFMAYSSIAQAGYIMIALLGPIEMARTAIIYYLFIYAVSNYLAFFIFGIIGHHREETFYSLRGLSQQNPALAIALAISMFSLAGIPPLAGFFGKFHLFFAGATTGHYMLVGFAVLNNVIALYYYLQLIKSAWIDEPEDHLSPLRLTKRQRTIIIALSAAVVLLGVLPFLSNNIFGGFTF comes from the coding sequence ATGAACTTTATCCTACCGAACTTCATTATTCCCGACGCGCTCCTGCTGCTGTTCCCGTTCCTCGTCATCGGCAGCCGACTTTTCTGTAGCTACAGATCGCCGATTCCTTGGCGCTTGGCGAACATCGGTTTCATTGTCATTTTCGTTTTGCTGAACTTCATTCCGCTCACGAATAACATCGGCAAGTTCTTTATCTGCAACTGGAAAATCGACGACTTCGGCGTGCTTATCCGCGAAGTGCTCATGCTCTCGGCCATGCTCGGCATGTGGCTTTCGAAGGACTACTTCGAGCACGGAGCCGACGGGAAACCGCAAATGCACCAGTTTGCAGAATTCACCGGCGCGATTGCCTTCGCCACCTTCGGCGGATTCACCATCGTCTCGGCGTGCGACATGCTCACGTTCTTCCTCGGGCTCGAAATCGCCACTATCCCGATGTATGCGCTCACCGCCTGGAACAAGAAAGACCAGATGGGTTCCGAAGCGGCCACCAAGTATATCATGATGGGTTCTGTTGCGACTGCCTTTGAACTGTTCGGGTTCAGTTACCTCTACGGTTTCTCGGGTTCCATCTACTTCAACGAAATCCGCACCGCCGTCGAGGCCGGAACATCCAATCCCCTGCTCTGGGTTGCCATCCTGTTCCTGTTCTGCGGCATCGGTTTCAAGCTTACGCTGTTCCCCTTCTATACTTGGGCCCCCGATGTCTACGAAGGCGCACCGACCCCGGTCACGGCCGTTCTCTCGGTAACCTCCAAGACAGCCGCAATTGCCTTCCTCGTGGTGCTCGTCTTTGGGCCTCTCTCTCCCGTTCAGGAGCAAATGGCACCGTTCATCGCATTGCTCGCCGGTACCACGCTCTTTGTCGGTAACCTGGGTGCGCTCAAGCAGACTCGCCTCCGCCGCTTCATGGCATACAGTTCCATCGCGCAGGCGGGCTATATCATGATTGCACTCCTCGGGCCCATCGAAATGGCACGCACGGCAATCATCTACTACTTGTTCATCTACGCCGTGTCGAACTACCTCGCGTTCTTCATTTTCGGCATCATCGGCCACCACCGCGAAGAAACATTCTATTCTCTACGCGGGCTCAGCCAGCAGAACCCGGCCCTCGCCATTGCGCTCGCCATATCCATGTTCAGCTTGGCCGGTATTCCGCCTCTGGCAGGGTTCTTCGGCAAGTTCCACCTGTTCTTTGCCGGGGCCACCACGGGCCACTACATGCTCGTCGGTTTCGCCGTTTTGAACAACGTTATCGCGCTGTACTATTACTTGCAACTCATCAAGAGCGCTTGGATCGACGAACCCGAAGATCATCTCTCCCCGCTTCGCCTGACCAAACGACAGAGGACAATCATCATAGCGCTTTCCGCAGCCGTCGTGCTGCTCGGCGTGCTCCCCTTCCTGAGCAACAACATCTTCGGCGGGTTTACGTTTTAG
- a CDS encoding NADH-quinone oxidoreductase subunit M, producing MDTLLFNVIWAIPLLAVFISVPIPSSKIKLIKILHTVSGTIVMGIIGYLTYRVYTMGAEPADPKAFPLLLRFFTDIPWLSSINAHYTVGADGLNILLLFLTSAIVWTGMLVSWNIKGNQKIFFALIQILATSVYGVFMSMDLVLFFAFYEMEALCMYLMIAGYGSGKKDYGGKKLTLTLAFGSSMILATLFGIYFQSGLDTWSIMALSRVSLPMDFQMWAFPLMFMGFAVSSSLFPFHFWSPDGHSAAPTAVSMLAAGVMMKMGAYGCLRVAMFLMPEAAKFWLPYVVALLIFNVVLGPFIAIRHKDLKYITAYSSISHLGLIFLGLAALTPVGLRGASLQMISHGFLTGLFFASIGMIYERTHTRDITQMGGIMRKLPFLGVGFVIAGFAGLGLPGFSGFIAESNIFIGAFQQDSTITRFVTVLAILSITTTAVYILQTANRMLHGNMPSKYESLTDADIREKIVIAFLVLCLLFIGVCPGWIADMLDTSIAPIFNRIAAATATVVGG from the coding sequence ATGGATACGCTACTTTTTAACGTTATTTGGGCAATACCACTCCTCGCAGTGTTCATCAGCGTGCCCATTCCCAGCTCAAAGATAAAGCTGATCAAGATTCTGCATACGGTTTCCGGCACCATCGTAATGGGAATCATCGGTTACCTGACCTACCGGGTCTACACCATGGGCGCAGAGCCAGCCGACCCCAAGGCATTCCCGCTCCTGTTGCGTTTCTTTACCGACATTCCTTGGCTCAGTAGCATCAACGCGCATTACACCGTGGGAGCCGACGGCCTGAACATCCTGCTGCTTTTCCTCACCTCGGCAATTGTCTGGACCGGGATGCTGGTCAGCTGGAACATCAAGGGCAACCAGAAAATCTTCTTCGCCCTCATCCAGATCCTTGCGACAAGCGTCTACGGAGTGTTCATGAGCATGGACCTCGTCCTGTTCTTTGCCTTCTACGAAATGGAAGCGCTCTGCATGTACCTGATGATTGCCGGTTACGGTTCCGGGAAAAAGGACTATGGCGGTAAAAAGCTCACGTTGACGCTCGCCTTCGGCTCCTCGATGATTCTTGCGACATTGTTCGGGATTTATTTCCAGTCCGGCCTCGACACCTGGAGCATCATGGCACTTTCCAGGGTTTCGCTCCCGATGGATTTCCAGATGTGGGCATTCCCCCTCATGTTCATGGGATTCGCCGTTTCGAGTTCCCTGTTCCCGTTCCATTTCTGGAGCCCGGACGGTCACTCCGCGGCCCCGACAGCCGTCTCCATGCTCGCGGCAGGCGTCATGATGAAGATGGGCGCTTACGGATGCCTGCGCGTCGCCATGTTCCTCATGCCCGAAGCAGCCAAATTCTGGCTTCCCTACGTCGTTGCGCTCCTGATTTTCAACGTGGTCCTTGGCCCCTTCATCGCCATCCGCCACAAAGACCTCAAGTACATCACCGCCTACAGCTCCATCAGCCACCTCGGCCTCATATTCCTCGGCCTTGCAGCACTTACGCCAGTGGGCCTGCGCGGCGCCAGCCTCCAGATGATTTCGCACGGGTTCCTCACCGGGCTCTTCTTCGCCTCTATCGGCATGATTTACGAACGCACGCACACCCGCGACATCACCCAGATGGGCGGTATCATGCGCAAGCTCCCGTTCCTCGGCGTAGGGTTCGTCATCGCGGGCTTCGCAGGCCTCGGCCTGCCGGGATTCAGCGGGTTCATCGCCGAGAGCAACATCTTCATCGGCGCGTTCCAGCAAGATTCCACCATTACGCGCTTCGTGACGGTTCTCGCCATTTTGAGCATCACGACGACAGCCGTCTATATCTTGCAGACGGCGAACCGCATGTTGCACGGCAACATGCCCTCAAAATACGAATCGCTCACCGATGCGGATATCCGCGAAAAAATTGTCATCGCATTCCTGGTACTCTGCCTGCTCTTCATCGGTGTTTGCCCCGGTTGGATAGCCGACATGCTCGACACGAGCATCGCTCCAATATTCAACAGAATTGCCGCAGCGACGGCCACCGTGGTTGGAGGTTAA
- the nuoL gene encoding NADH-quinone oxidoreductase subunit L, with product MINGITLSYFIFLLPLLVFVINGLFVGNRSAKGAAAIAVIGNGIAAACAILVAVDYFTSGMAPGKVIPYEFTFLPFAGFNANIGLLTDPLSMMMMVVVTFISFMVNIYSIGYMRKDPSAGRFFSLLSLFSFSMLGLVAATNLFQMFIFWELVGVSSYLLIGFWYHKPSAVSASKQAFILTRFADSFFLCGIVLVSYIVGSFDFSVINDLSLHEFYHTTINLGITTISQADALILGAVLIFIGGWGKSAMFPMHIWLPNAMEGPTPVSSIIHSATMVVAGVYLVARLFPFFAICKGTLTLIMVVGAFTMVFAAVIACTQKDIKRILAYSTLSQLGYMMFALGVCSMGDVIVATGWTASTFHIFTHAFFKCSLFLIAGSVIHVVHTNDLEKMGGLWSKMPFTYWCCFICVLAISGIPPFSGFFSKDEIILAAFQGHHYVVFGLALLTSGLTTFYMFRMFFLAFHGDARSDLVRGHRIKEDFAMTLPIVVLAIPSFLGGYIAKGFFEHYFKPGSLHVPQLVQLEELPWLPYIAVGVALLALFIAWVCYCSPKAKISKALDETNRPRLYKIVYHKFYFDEMYYAVVRQFIFGGVARVSRFIQDYIIEGILAFVVWFIHKLGDLVRFAQAGYMPFYLGTLIVGVIFWRIFGQLPL from the coding sequence ATGATTAACGGAATTACCCTCAGCTACTTCATTTTCCTCCTGCCGCTGCTCGTCTTCGTGATCAACGGCCTGTTCGTCGGGAACCGCTCGGCGAAGGGCGCCGCCGCGATTGCGGTCATCGGGAACGGAATCGCGGCGGCCTGCGCCATCCTCGTTGCCGTCGACTACTTCACGTCAGGGATGGCGCCAGGGAAGGTGATTCCTTACGAATTCACCTTCCTGCCCTTCGCCGGTTTCAACGCGAACATCGGCCTACTTACCGACCCGCTTTCCATGATGATGATGGTCGTCGTCACCTTCATCAGCTTCATGGTGAACATCTACAGCATTGGCTACATGCGCAAGGACCCCTCGGCCGGGCGTTTCTTCAGCCTCCTTTCGCTGTTCAGTTTCTCCATGCTCGGCCTCGTCGCTGCAACAAACCTCTTCCAGATGTTCATCTTCTGGGAACTGGTGGGTGTTTCCAGCTACCTGCTCATCGGCTTCTGGTACCACAAACCCTCGGCGGTCAGCGCATCCAAGCAGGCGTTCATTCTCACCCGCTTCGCCGATAGCTTCTTCCTGTGCGGCATCGTGCTCGTAAGCTACATCGTCGGCTCGTTCGACTTCTCCGTCATCAACGACTTGAGCTTGCACGAATTCTACCACACGACCATCAACCTCGGCATCACGACCATTTCGCAGGCCGATGCGCTCATTCTCGGAGCCGTGCTCATCTTTATCGGCGGCTGGGGCAAGTCCGCCATGTTCCCGATGCACATCTGGCTCCCGAACGCCATGGAAGGCCCGACACCAGTATCTTCCATCATCCACAGCGCAACCATGGTCGTCGCGGGCGTCTACCTCGTTGCACGCCTCTTCCCCTTCTTCGCTATCTGCAAGGGGACGCTCACCCTCATCATGGTCGTGGGCGCATTCACCATGGTATTTGCCGCAGTCATCGCCTGCACGCAAAAAGACATCAAGCGCATCCTCGCCTACTCCACGCTCTCGCAGCTAGGCTACATGATGTTTGCGCTCGGCGTCTGCAGCATGGGCGATGTCATCGTCGCTACAGGCTGGACAGCTTCCACGTTCCACATCTTTACGCACGCCTTCTTCAAGTGCAGCCTGTTCCTCATTGCAGGTTCCGTCATCCACGTGGTCCACACGAACGACCTCGAAAAGATGGGCGGGCTCTGGAGCAAGATGCCCTTCACTTACTGGTGCTGCTTCATCTGCGTGCTCGCGATTTCGGGAATTCCGCCGTTCTCCGGCTTCTTCTCGAAGGACGAAATCATCCTCGCCGCATTCCAGGGGCACCACTACGTCGTCTTTGGCCTCGCTCTCCTCACGAGCGGCCTCACCACGTTCTACATGTTCCGCATGTTCTTCCTCGCATTCCACGGGGATGCCCGCAGCGATCTCGTGCGCGGCCACCGTATCAAGGAAGACTTCGCCATGACGCTCCCCATCGTCGTGCTCGCCATCCCGAGTTTCCTCGGCGGTTACATCGCCAAGGGCTTCTTCGAACACTACTTCAAGCCGGGTTCACTGCACGTCCCGCAATTGGTCCAGCTCGAAGAACTCCCGTGGCTCCCCTACATCGCCGTCGGCGTAGCCCTCCTCGCCCTCTTCATCGCCTGGGTATGCTACTGCAGCCCCAAGGCCAAGATAAGCAAGGCTCTCGACGAGACCAACAGGCCCCGCCTCTACAAAATCGTCTACCACAAGTTCTATTTCGACGAGATGTACTACGCCGTGGTGCGTCAATTCATCTTTGGAGGCGTCGCCCGCGTATCGAGGTTTATCCAGGACTACATCATCGAAGGCATCCTCGCCTTCGTGGTATGGTTCATTCACAAGCTCGGAGACCTGGTACGCTTCGCGCAGGCGGGCTACATGCCCTTCTATCTCGGCACCCTCATCGTCGGCGTCATTTTCTGGCGAATCTTTGGACAACTTCCGCTGTAG
- the nuoK gene encoding NADH-quinone oxidoreductase subunit NuoK produces the protein MTLMNCLILAFLLFGIGVWGLMRRRHLIGMLISIELMLNAANINFISFAYFSAKDSTAGALFSIFVIAVTACEMAIALAIIVNMYRRHHSLDADQLRDLHD, from the coding sequence ATGACTTTGATGAACTGCCTAATTCTCGCGTTCCTCCTCTTTGGAATCGGTGTATGGGGCCTCATGCGCAGGCGTCACCTCATCGGCATGCTCATTTCCATCGAGCTCATGCTGAACGCGGCGAACATCAACTTTATCTCCTTCGCCTACTTCAGCGCGAAAGATTCCACTGCGGGCGCACTTTTCAGCATTTTCGTCATCGCGGTCACGGCATGCGAAATGGCAATCGCCCTTGCCATTATCGTCAACATGTACCGTCGCCACCACAGCCTTGACGCCGACCAGTTGAGGGATTTGCATGATTAA
- a CDS encoding NADH-quinone oxidoreductase subunit J yields MFPNLAIPDFPLTFPLGGTDIAFYVVAFIILVTAVMTVAVKNILQSAVFLIFSFVTTAILYLLLHAEFIALAQVMVYVGGVVIFVVFTILLTSHLGEDAFTTKIPRIFTAFAISIGFVLVMVKCILPVHELTESAVASPDNYASLEQFALRLLGYGADGFVIPFEIVSILLLMTLICAITVARRSKEEKE; encoded by the coding sequence ATGTTCCCGAACCTCGCAATTCCCGATTTTCCGCTGACATTCCCGTTGGGTGGCACGGATATCGCCTTTTACGTCGTAGCGTTCATCATCCTCGTAACGGCAGTCATGACCGTCGCCGTGAAGAATATCTTGCAGAGCGCCGTGTTCCTGATTTTCTCCTTCGTGACAACCGCCATTCTCTACCTGTTGCTCCACGCCGAATTCATCGCGCTCGCCCAGGTGATGGTCTACGTCGGTGGTGTCGTCATCTTCGTCGTCTTCACGATTCTCTTGACAAGCCACCTCGGCGAGGACGCTTTCACGACAAAGATCCCGCGCATCTTCACGGCTTTCGCCATATCGATCGGGTTCGTGCTCGTCATGGTCAAGTGCATCCTGCCCGTCCACGAACTGACAGAAAGCGCCGTGGCCTCGCCGGACAATTACGCCTCGCTGGAGCAATTTGCACTCCGCCTCCTCGGCTACGGTGCAGACGGATTCGTGATACCCTTCGAAATTGTAAGTATCCTTCTCCTGATGACGCTCATCTGCGCAATCACTGTTGCGCGTAGGAGCAAGGAGGAAAAAGAATGA
- a CDS encoding 4Fe-4S binding protein — protein MQENITLVQYFKRYLKRCITGPWSLICGLSVSLKYFLSPWKIVTEQYPENKKTLRMHERYRGRLEMVEDEEGNNHCTACGMCERACPNASINVLPTKNIAGKKVLGRYVYHFASCTQCGLCVEACPFGAIVMSPAFEVATTDPSSLEMILNKKEGQG, from the coding sequence ATGCAAGAGAATATTACGTTAGTTCAATATTTCAAGCGCTACTTGAAGCGCTGCATCACGGGCCCCTGGAGCCTGATATGCGGCCTTTCCGTTTCGCTCAAGTATTTCCTCAGTCCGTGGAAAATTGTCACCGAGCAGTACCCCGAAAACAAGAAGACGCTTCGGATGCACGAGCGTTACCGTGGTAGGCTCGAGATGGTCGAGGACGAAGAGGGCAACAACCACTGCACGGCCTGCGGCATGTGCGAGCGCGCCTGCCCCAACGCAAGCATCAACGTGCTCCCGACAAAGAACATCGCGGGCAAGAAGGTGCTGGGCCGCTACGTTTACCACTTTGCAAGCTGCACCCAGTGTGGCCTTTGCGTCGAGGCGTGCCCGTTTGGCGCCATCGTCATGAGCCCGGCCTTCGAGGTCGCGACAACCGACCCGTCCTCGCTCGAAATGATTTTGAACAAGAAGGAGGGTCAAGGCTAA
- a CDS encoding complex I subunit 1 family protein, with protein sequence MYVPSVTHPIGDFVREWVPKLSAYLPEQLQSQTLDSIVAFLVNAVICIIAVCAVNIGSAPILIYMERKVCAHVQCRLGPMRLGWHGTLQTIADVIKMLFKEVYAPSGADKLMFYLAPLIVLIAPFMVAALIPFDKNLVVSDVSMGIPLIIAVNGFGVLGILLGGWSSNNKYSLLGALRSGAQMISYEISFAMILLFVVMISGSTNLMSITQSQAGTIADWFIFKIPVLGFIGFILFFISSTAEMNRAPFDIAEAEQELTGGYHTEYNGTPFAMFYLAEYIALVTNSALATTCFLGGFHAPCIGVAAVDNYLTMVPGVVWFFAKVFFMIWCYMMVRWTFVRPRVDQLMDFEWKFLLPVNLLLLGAGAAYIVISG encoded by the coding sequence ATGTACGTTCCCTCCGTTACACATCCTATAGGCGATTTCGTCCGCGAGTGGGTCCCGAAACTTTCGGCCTACCTGCCGGAACAGCTCCAGTCGCAAACGCTCGACAGCATCGTCGCCTTCCTCGTCAATGCCGTCATCTGCATTATCGCGGTCTGCGCCGTGAACATCGGTTCTGCGCCCATCCTCATTTACATGGAACGCAAGGTCTGCGCCCACGTGCAATGCCGTCTTGGCCCGATGCGCCTCGGCTGGCACGGTACTCTCCAGACCATTGCCGACGTCATCAAGATGCTCTTCAAGGAAGTCTACGCCCCGAGCGGTGCGGACAAACTCATGTTCTACCTCGCCCCGCTCATCGTGCTCATCGCGCCCTTCATGGTGGCAGCGCTCATCCCCTTCGACAAGAACCTCGTGGTCTCGGATGTTTCCATGGGCATTCCGCTCATTATCGCCGTGAACGGTTTCGGCGTGCTGGGCATCTTGCTCGGCGGCTGGAGCAGCAACAACAAGTACTCGCTCCTGGGTGCGCTCCGTAGCGGCGCCCAGATGATCAGCTACGAAATTTCGTTCGCGATGATTCTCCTGTTCGTCGTGATGATTTCGGGTTCCACGAACCTAATGAGCATCACGCAGAGCCAGGCCGGCACCATAGCAGACTGGTTCATCTTCAAGATTCCGGTCCTCGGCTTTATCGGATTCATCCTCTTCTTTATTTCGAGTACAGCCGAAATGAACCGCGCCCCCTTCGACATCGCCGAAGCGGAACAGGAACTCACCGGCGGCTACCACACGGAATACAACGGCACACCATTCGCCATGTTCTACCTCGCCGAATACATCGCGCTCGTCACGAACTCGGCATTGGCAACGACTTGCTTCCTCGGCGGTTTCCATGCGCCCTGCATCGGAGTTGCCGCTGTGGACAACTACCTCACCATGGTTCCCGGAGTCGTCTGGTTCTTTGCCAAAGTGTTTTTCATGATCTGGTGCTACATGATGGTTCGCTGGACATTCGTACGCCCGCGCGTGGACCAGCTGATGGATTTCGAATGGAAGTTCCTGCTGCCAGTAAACTTGTTGCTCCTGGGTGCAGGCGCAGCGTATATAGTAATTAGTGGTTAG